Proteins encoded in a region of the Isoalcanivorax pacificus W11-5 genome:
- the gltX gene encoding glutamate--tRNA ligase, translated as MTVRTRVAPSPTGDPHVGTAYIALFNACFARQHGGQFILRIEDTDQQRSTAESEQAILDSLRWLGLGWDEGPDVGGPFGPYRQSERGDTYAQYAQQLLDQGHAFRCYRTPEELDQLREALKEQGIQRALKPSDLELPAEEVARREAAGAPSVIRMRVPEDGRCPVDDMLRGTIELDWALVDAQILLKSDGMPTYHLANVVDDHLMEITHVIRGEEWINSAPKHKLLYEYFGWDMPVLCHMPLLRNPDKSKLSKRKNPTSINFYRDKGYLPEALLNYLGRMGWSMPDEREKFSLAEMQASFDISRVSLGGPVFDVEKLSWLNGQWLRDLNDEQFLDQLQGWLFNREYALKIIPHIKSRVETLSQVVDKAGFCFGDAPAITEASFTHNQHSIDDMKEWLQYLLWSLEALRQWERDLLFAEAQSLSKALGVKVKDFLFPVFVAIAGTPASFSVVDSMAILGPDLSRARLRAAIEVLGGVSKKQTKKLEKRWADIREGGVPASAAGE; from the coding sequence ATGACCGTTCGTACCCGCGTTGCCCCGTCGCCCACCGGCGATCCCCATGTGGGCACGGCCTACATTGCGCTGTTCAACGCCTGTTTTGCCCGCCAGCACGGCGGGCAGTTCATTCTGCGCATCGAGGATACCGACCAGCAGCGTTCCACGGCGGAATCGGAACAGGCGATTCTGGATTCACTGCGCTGGCTGGGCCTGGGCTGGGATGAAGGCCCGGACGTGGGCGGGCCGTTCGGCCCGTACCGGCAGAGTGAGCGTGGCGACACCTATGCGCAGTATGCGCAACAACTGCTCGACCAGGGCCATGCGTTCCGCTGCTATCGCACACCGGAAGAACTGGACCAGTTGCGCGAGGCCTTGAAAGAGCAGGGCATCCAGCGCGCACTGAAACCGTCCGACCTGGAACTGCCGGCGGAGGAAGTGGCGCGCCGTGAAGCGGCCGGTGCGCCTTCAGTGATCCGCATGCGCGTGCCGGAAGACGGTCGCTGCCCGGTGGACGACATGCTGCGCGGCACGATCGAGCTGGACTGGGCACTGGTGGACGCACAGATCCTGCTGAAATCCGACGGCATGCCAACGTATCACCTGGCCAACGTGGTGGATGATCACCTGATGGAGATCACCCATGTGATCCGGGGCGAGGAATGGATCAATTCGGCGCCAAAACATAAATTGCTGTACGAATACTTCGGCTGGGACATGCCGGTGCTGTGCCACATGCCGCTGCTGCGTAACCCGGACAAGTCGAAGCTGTCCAAGCGCAAGAACCCGACCAGCATCAATTTCTATCGCGACAAGGGTTACCTGCCGGAAGCGCTGCTGAATTATCTCGGCCGCATGGGCTGGTCGATGCCGGACGAGCGGGAAAAATTCTCGCTGGCCGAGATGCAGGCGAGTTTCGATATCTCCCGCGTCTCGCTGGGTGGCCCGGTATTTGATGTGGAAAAACTGTCATGGCTGAACGGGCAGTGGCTGCGTGACCTGAACGACGAGCAGTTCCTGGATCAGTTGCAGGGCTGGCTGTTCAACCGCGAGTACGCGCTGAAAATCATTCCGCACATCAAGAGCCGGGTGGAAACGCTCAGCCAGGTGGTGGACAAGGCCGGTTTCTGCTTCGGCGATGCGCCGGCCATTACCGAGGCGTCGTTTACCCACAACCAGCACAGCATCGACGACATGAAAGAGTGGCTGCAATATCTGCTCTGGTCGCTGGAAGCATTGCGCCAGTGGGAGCGCGACCTGCTGTTTGCCGAGGCGCAGTCGTTGTCGAAGGCGCTGGGTGTCAAGGTAAAGGATTTCCTGTTCCCGGTGTTTGTCGCCATTGCCGGTACGCCGGCGAGTTTTTCGGTGGTGGACAGTATGGCGATCCTCGGCCCGGACCTGTCCCGTGCACGCTTGCGCGCGGCCATCGAAGTGCTGGGTGGCGTATCGAAGAAACAGACCAAGAAACTGGAAAAACGCTGGGCCGATATCCGCGAGGGTGGGGTGCCGGCCAGTGCGGCCGGCGAATGA
- a CDS encoding GlxA family transcriptional regulator, translated as MPKVTVFAVDDILATGVTGPLELFNSANIQADAAGIDPSRRFQWNVVSVDGKPVRSSAGFMLPVDGNYTRASDADIIIIPGFNHRNSREVAHFVANMPDGYLTWLKARHQAGKVLCGICSGTFVLAEAQLLDGRVATTSWWLTKAFRRRYPAVVLHPRDVVTEADNLICGGSATSWMHVGLRLVARYIDADVAAACARIMLVDTGTASQAPYLSAAHLTVHRDSAIETVIDHMRANLNNDLPVADMARLASMSERSFIRRFRELTGLPPGHYLQKMRIDTAKHLLAQTDLSLEQIIGQIGYADVSSFRRLFKKEVEVSPGEYRRRCAPAASYGPRAAS; from the coding sequence ATGCCAAAAGTGACAGTTTTCGCCGTCGACGACATTCTTGCTACCGGGGTGACCGGGCCGCTGGAGCTGTTCAACAGCGCCAACATTCAGGCGGATGCCGCCGGCATCGATCCGTCCCGGCGCTTTCAGTGGAACGTGGTCTCCGTGGACGGCAAGCCGGTGCGCAGTTCAGCCGGCTTCATGCTGCCGGTGGACGGCAACTACACCCGCGCCAGCGACGCCGACATCATCATCATTCCCGGCTTCAATCACCGGAACAGCCGCGAGGTGGCACACTTCGTCGCCAATATGCCGGACGGCTATCTCACCTGGCTGAAGGCCCGCCACCAGGCCGGCAAGGTGCTGTGCGGCATCTGCAGCGGCACCTTTGTGCTGGCCGAGGCCCAATTGCTGGACGGCCGTGTGGCCACCACCAGCTGGTGGCTGACCAAGGCCTTCCGGCGCCGCTACCCCGCCGTGGTGCTGCACCCGCGCGACGTGGTCACCGAGGCCGACAACCTGATCTGCGGCGGCTCTGCCACCTCCTGGATGCATGTCGGCCTGCGCCTGGTTGCGCGCTACATCGACGCCGATGTCGCCGCAGCCTGCGCGCGCATCATGCTGGTGGACACCGGCACCGCCTCCCAGGCGCCCTACCTCAGCGCCGCCCACCTGACCGTGCACCGCGACAGCGCCATCGAAACCGTGATCGACCATATGCGCGCCAACCTGAACAACGACCTGCCCGTGGCCGACATGGCCCGCCTGGCCAGCATGAGCGAACGTTCCTTTATCCGCCGCTTCCGCGAACTGACCGGCCTGCCGCCCGGGCATTACCTGCAGAAAATGCGCATCGACACCGCCAAGCACCTGCTGGCACAGACCGACCTGTCGCTGGAGCAGATCATCGGCCAGATAGGCTATGCCGACGTCAGTTCGTTCAGGCGTCTGTTCAAGAAGGAGGTAGAGGTCTCACCGGGAGAGTATCGAAGGCGCTGCGCGCCGGCGGCGAGCTACGGGCCGCGAGCTGCCAGCTAA